From one Drosophila subpulchrella strain 33 F10 #4 breed RU33 chromosome 3L, RU_Dsub_v1.1 Primary Assembly, whole genome shotgun sequence genomic stretch:
- the LOC119555455 gene encoding serine/threonine-protein kinase BRSK2 isoform X3: MQKENNVTAENCQFVGPYRLEKTLGKGQTGLVKLGVHCVIGKKVAIKIINREKLSESVLMKVEREIAIMKLIDHPHVLGLSDVYENKKYLYLILEHVSGGELFDYLVKKGRLTPKEARKFFRQIISALDFCHSHSICHRDLKPENLLLDEKNNIKIADFGMASLQPAGSMLETSCGSPHYACPEVIRGEKYDGRKADVWSCGVILYALLVGALPFDDDNLRQLLEKVKRGVFHIPHFVPPDCQSLLRGMIEVNPDRRLTLAEINRHPWVTAGGKGELELELPMMEVVQTHVIPTATAVDPDVLNAICSLGCFKEKEKLIQELLSASHNTEKVIYFLLLERKRRRPALEDDDEIAQKSRSELDAVDPPRKRLDTCRINGTNAPSYGQISEGSPLTPRRQAFNFRSYSSTRNHQRRSPTTVSSSVRSSSYHSPTRCNSPMTSAQQQANAISRPSSPAAGTRHSTYGDRDRSGHHSSVSRTPSHSSQKSIEGDVVVVREPRIERRDSLRQERGGGSPRERGDCGIPPGSPGGNSSGSNSASPSVHHRANSVVNPNGSPMMNNSNPGMPGSPCNTPGGQLWKTRLTNIKNSFLGSPRFHRRKMQVSADEVHLTPESSPELTKRSWFGNLITTEKDETFTILVKGKPIATVKAHLIHAFLSMAELSHSVVSPTSFRVEYKRNGNGPVMFQRHVKFQVDISAICKQGDIADMLFALTFTLLSGNIRRFRRICEHIQSQVCSKRFPGPSSPPTVTSVTQAVSESSSCGSVSSERLSYKRQVIENDMENDSIFSYKSGNGRRASTTNNNNANPVDIPGSPIAVRSNSETAEHERNRELQSERQATTMSGSAIA; this comes from the exons ATGCAGAAGGAGAACAATGTCACGGCGGAGAATTGCCAATTTGTGGGGCCCTATCGCCTGGAGAAAACCCTCGGCAAGGGTCAAACGG GTCTCGTCAAGTTGGGCGTGCATTGTGTGATTGGCAAGAAGGTTGCGATTAAAATAATCAATCGCGAGAAACTCAGCGAATCGGTGCTAATGAAG GTTGAACGTGAAATCGCCATAATGAAACTAATCGATCATCCGCACGTCCTTGGCCTGAGCGATGTGTACGAGAACAAGAAGTATTTGTATTTGATATTGGAGCATGTATCCGGCGGCGAGCTCTTTGACTACCTGGTGAAGAAGGGTCGCCTGACGCCCAAGGAGGCTCGCAAGTTCTTCAGGCAAATCATCTCCGCCCTGGATTTCTGTCACTCGCATTCGATTTG CCATCGGGACTTGAAGCCGGAGAACCTGCTGCTGGACGAGAAGAATAACATTAAGATAGCGGACTTTGGGATGGCTTCTCTGCAGCCAGCCGGCAGCATGTTGGAGACCTCGTGCGGCAGTCCACACTACGCGTGTCCGGAGGTCATACGG GGTGAGAAGTACGATGGCCGCAAGGCGGATGTCTGGTCCTGCGGGGTCATCCTGTACGCCCTGCTGGTGGGTGCGTTGCCCTTCGACGACGACAACTTGCGCCAGCTGCTGGAGAAAGTCAAGCGCGGCGTCTTTCACATACCGCACTTCGTGCCGCCGGACTGCCAGAGTCTGCTGCGCGGCATGATTGAGGTGAATCCGGACCGGCGGCTCACG CTGGCTGAAATCAACCGCCATCCGTGGGTCACGGCTGGAGGCAAGGGAgagctggagctggagctgcCGATGATGGAGGTGGTGCAGACACATGTTATTCCCACAGCCACTGCGGTGGATCCGGACGTGTTGAACGCCATTTGCTCGCTGGGCTGCTTCAAGGAGAAGGAGAAGCTCATCCAGGAGCTGCTCAGTGCAAG TCACAATACGGAGAAGGTCATATACTTTCTGTTGCTGGAGCGCAAGCGAAGACGACCCGCGCTGGAGGACGACGACGAGATTGCGCAGAAATCCCGCAGTGAACTGGATGCAGTGGATCCGCCGCGAAAGCGCCTGGACACCTGCCGCATCAATGGCACCAATGCACCCAGCTATGGACAGATATCGGAGGGTTCCCCGCTAACGCCCAGACGACAAGCCTTTAA CTTCCGGTCGTACAGCAGCACACGGAACCACCAACGGCGCTCGCCCACAACAGTTTCCTCGTCGGTGCGGAGCTCCTCATATCACAGTCCCACGCGCTGCAACTCCCCGATGACTTCGGCCCAGCAGCAGGCGAATGCCATTTCCCGGCCATCTTCCCCAGCGGCGGGAACGCGGCATTCGACCTACGGGGATCGCGATCGATCCGGACACCATTCCTCCGTGAGCCGGACACCCTCGCACAGTTCGCAGAAGAGCATCGAGGGCGATGTGGTGGTGGTGCGGGAGCCAAGGATCGAGCGAAGGGACTCACTGCGTCAGGAGCGCGGAGGAGGATCGCCGAGGGAGCGAGGGGACTGCGGCATACCGCCGGGCAGTCCGGGCGGCAATTCGAGCGGATCCAATTCCGCCTCACCGTCGGTGCACCACCGTGCCAACTCAG TTGTGAATCCCAATGGCTCGCCCATGATGAACAACAGCAATCCGGGAATGCCCGGCTCTCCTTGCAACACACCAGGAGGCCAGTTATGGAAGACGCGGCTCACAAACATCAAAAACAGTTTCTTGGGAAGTCCGCGATTCCATCGTAGAAAAATGCAGG TTTCTGCCGATGAAGTGCACTTGACGCCCGAATCCTCGCCAGAGCTCACGAAGCGCTCCTGGTTCGGTAATCTCATAACAACCGAGAAGGATGAAACTTTTACTATTTTGGTCAAGGGCAAGCCCATTGCCACGGTCAAGGCGCATTTGATACATGCATTTTTATCC aTGGCTGAACTATCTCATAGTGTGGTCTCGCCCACCTCGTTTCGGGTGGAGTACAAACGGAATGGCAATGGACCCGTAATGTTCCAGCGCCATGTTAAGTTTCAG GTTGACATCAGTGCCATTTGCAAACAAGGTGACATTGCTGATATGTTGTTTGCACTAACATTTACGCTGCTATCAG GTAACATTCGGCGTTTTCGACGCATTTGCGAGCACATCCAATCCCAGGTGTGCTCGAAGCGGTTCCCGGGTCCCAGTAGTCCGCCGACGGTGACCAGTGTAACCCAGGCTGTTTCGGAGAGCTCCTCCTGCGGATCGGTGTCCAGTGAGAGGTTATCGTACAAGCGACAGGTG atCGAAAACGACATGGAGAACGACTCCATATTCTCGTACAAGTCGGGTAATGGACGTCGGGCCTCGACCACAAACAACAATAATGCCAATCCAGTCGACATACCCGGAAGTCCCATTGCAGTGCGATCAAA CTCTGAAACCGCTGAGCACGAACGCAACCGCGAGCTGCAGAGTGAGCGTCAGGCGACAACGATGTCCGGTAGTGCAATCGCATGA
- the LOC119555455 gene encoding serine/threonine-protein kinase BRSK2 isoform X1 has protein sequence MQKENNVTAENCQFVGPYRLEKTLGKGQTGLVKLGVHCVIGKKVAIKIINREKLSESVLMKVEREIAIMKLIDHPHVLGLSDVYENKKYLYLILEHVSGGELFDYLVKKGRLTPKEARKFFRQIISALDFCHSHSICHRDLKPENLLLDEKNNIKIADFGMASLQPAGSMLETSCGSPHYACPEVIRGEKYDGRKADVWSCGVILYALLVGALPFDDDNLRQLLEKVKRGVFHIPHFVPPDCQSLLRGMIEVNPDRRLTLAEINRHPWVTAGGKGELELELPMMEVVQTHVIPTATAVDPDVLNAICSLGCFKEKEKLIQELLSASHNTEKVIYFLLLERKRRRPALEDDDEIAQKSRSELDAVDPPRKRLDTCRINGTNAPSYGQISEGSPLTPRRQAFNFRSYSSTRNHQRRSPTTVSSSVRSSSYHSPTRCNSPMTSAQQQANAISRPSSPAAGTRHSTYGDRDRSGHHSSVSRTPSHSSQKSIEGDVVVVREPRIERRDSLRQERGGGSPRERGDCGIPPGSPGGNSSGSNSASPSVHHRANSGPTIAISMFHDPDSNSVVNPNGSPMMNNSNPGMPGSPCNTPGGQLWKTRLTNIKNSFLGSPRFHRRKMQVSADEVHLTPESSPELTKRSWFGNLITTEKDETFTILVKGKPIATVKAHLIHAFLSMAELSHSVVSPTSFRVEYKRNGNGPVMFQRHVKFQVDISAICKQGDIADMLFALTFTLLSGNIRRFRRICEHIQSQVCSKRFPGPSSPPTVTSVTQAVSESSSCGSVSSERLSYKRQVIENDMENDSIFSYKSGNGRRASTTNNNNANPVDIPGSPIAVRSNSETAEHERNRELQSERQATTMSGSAIA, from the exons ATGCAGAAGGAGAACAATGTCACGGCGGAGAATTGCCAATTTGTGGGGCCCTATCGCCTGGAGAAAACCCTCGGCAAGGGTCAAACGG GTCTCGTCAAGTTGGGCGTGCATTGTGTGATTGGCAAGAAGGTTGCGATTAAAATAATCAATCGCGAGAAACTCAGCGAATCGGTGCTAATGAAG GTTGAACGTGAAATCGCCATAATGAAACTAATCGATCATCCGCACGTCCTTGGCCTGAGCGATGTGTACGAGAACAAGAAGTATTTGTATTTGATATTGGAGCATGTATCCGGCGGCGAGCTCTTTGACTACCTGGTGAAGAAGGGTCGCCTGACGCCCAAGGAGGCTCGCAAGTTCTTCAGGCAAATCATCTCCGCCCTGGATTTCTGTCACTCGCATTCGATTTG CCATCGGGACTTGAAGCCGGAGAACCTGCTGCTGGACGAGAAGAATAACATTAAGATAGCGGACTTTGGGATGGCTTCTCTGCAGCCAGCCGGCAGCATGTTGGAGACCTCGTGCGGCAGTCCACACTACGCGTGTCCGGAGGTCATACGG GGTGAGAAGTACGATGGCCGCAAGGCGGATGTCTGGTCCTGCGGGGTCATCCTGTACGCCCTGCTGGTGGGTGCGTTGCCCTTCGACGACGACAACTTGCGCCAGCTGCTGGAGAAAGTCAAGCGCGGCGTCTTTCACATACCGCACTTCGTGCCGCCGGACTGCCAGAGTCTGCTGCGCGGCATGATTGAGGTGAATCCGGACCGGCGGCTCACG CTGGCTGAAATCAACCGCCATCCGTGGGTCACGGCTGGAGGCAAGGGAgagctggagctggagctgcCGATGATGGAGGTGGTGCAGACACATGTTATTCCCACAGCCACTGCGGTGGATCCGGACGTGTTGAACGCCATTTGCTCGCTGGGCTGCTTCAAGGAGAAGGAGAAGCTCATCCAGGAGCTGCTCAGTGCAAG TCACAATACGGAGAAGGTCATATACTTTCTGTTGCTGGAGCGCAAGCGAAGACGACCCGCGCTGGAGGACGACGACGAGATTGCGCAGAAATCCCGCAGTGAACTGGATGCAGTGGATCCGCCGCGAAAGCGCCTGGACACCTGCCGCATCAATGGCACCAATGCACCCAGCTATGGACAGATATCGGAGGGTTCCCCGCTAACGCCCAGACGACAAGCCTTTAA CTTCCGGTCGTACAGCAGCACACGGAACCACCAACGGCGCTCGCCCACAACAGTTTCCTCGTCGGTGCGGAGCTCCTCATATCACAGTCCCACGCGCTGCAACTCCCCGATGACTTCGGCCCAGCAGCAGGCGAATGCCATTTCCCGGCCATCTTCCCCAGCGGCGGGAACGCGGCATTCGACCTACGGGGATCGCGATCGATCCGGACACCATTCCTCCGTGAGCCGGACACCCTCGCACAGTTCGCAGAAGAGCATCGAGGGCGATGTGGTGGTGGTGCGGGAGCCAAGGATCGAGCGAAGGGACTCACTGCGTCAGGAGCGCGGAGGAGGATCGCCGAGGGAGCGAGGGGACTGCGGCATACCGCCGGGCAGTCCGGGCGGCAATTCGAGCGGATCCAATTCCGCCTCACCGTCGGTGCACCACCGTGCCAACTCAGGTCCGACCATTGCCATTAGTATGTTCCACGATCCAGATTCGAATAGTG TTGTGAATCCCAATGGCTCGCCCATGATGAACAACAGCAATCCGGGAATGCCCGGCTCTCCTTGCAACACACCAGGAGGCCAGTTATGGAAGACGCGGCTCACAAACATCAAAAACAGTTTCTTGGGAAGTCCGCGATTCCATCGTAGAAAAATGCAGG TTTCTGCCGATGAAGTGCACTTGACGCCCGAATCCTCGCCAGAGCTCACGAAGCGCTCCTGGTTCGGTAATCTCATAACAACCGAGAAGGATGAAACTTTTACTATTTTGGTCAAGGGCAAGCCCATTGCCACGGTCAAGGCGCATTTGATACATGCATTTTTATCC aTGGCTGAACTATCTCATAGTGTGGTCTCGCCCACCTCGTTTCGGGTGGAGTACAAACGGAATGGCAATGGACCCGTAATGTTCCAGCGCCATGTTAAGTTTCAG GTTGACATCAGTGCCATTTGCAAACAAGGTGACATTGCTGATATGTTGTTTGCACTAACATTTACGCTGCTATCAG GTAACATTCGGCGTTTTCGACGCATTTGCGAGCACATCCAATCCCAGGTGTGCTCGAAGCGGTTCCCGGGTCCCAGTAGTCCGCCGACGGTGACCAGTGTAACCCAGGCTGTTTCGGAGAGCTCCTCCTGCGGATCGGTGTCCAGTGAGAGGTTATCGTACAAGCGACAGGTG atCGAAAACGACATGGAGAACGACTCCATATTCTCGTACAAGTCGGGTAATGGACGTCGGGCCTCGACCACAAACAACAATAATGCCAATCCAGTCGACATACCCGGAAGTCCCATTGCAGTGCGATCAAA CTCTGAAACCGCTGAGCACGAACGCAACCGCGAGCTGCAGAGTGAGCGTCAGGCGACAACGATGTCCGGTAGTGCAATCGCATGA
- the LOC119555455 gene encoding serine/threonine-protein kinase BRSK2 isoform X2 produces MQKENNVTAENCQFVGPYRLEKTLGKGQTGLVKLGVHCVIGKKVAIKIINREKLSESVLMKVEREIAIMKLIDHPHVLGLSDVYENKKYLYLILEHVSGGELFDYLVKKGRLTPKEARKFFRQIISALDFCHSHSICHRDLKPENLLLDEKNNIKIADFGMASLQPAGSMLETSCGSPHYACPEVIRGEKYDGRKADVWSCGVILYALLVGALPFDDDNLRQLLEKVKRGVFHIPHFVPPDCQSLLRGMIEVNPDRRLTLAEINRHPWVTAGGKGELELELPMMEVVQTHVIPTATAVDPDVLNAICSLGCFKEKEKLIQELLSASHNTEKVIYFLLLERKRRRPALEDDDEIAQKSRSELDAVDPPRKRLDTCRINGTNAPSYGQISEGSPLTPRRQAFNFRSYSSTRNHQRRSPTTVSSSVRSSSYHSPTRCNSPMTSAQQQANAISRPSSPAAGTRHSTYGDRDRSGHHSSVSRTPSHSSQKSIEGDVVVVREPRIERRDSLRQERGGGSPRERGDCGIPPGSPGGNSSGSNSASPSVHHRANSGPTIAIIVNPNGSPMMNNSNPGMPGSPCNTPGGQLWKTRLTNIKNSFLGSPRFHRRKMQVSADEVHLTPESSPELTKRSWFGNLITTEKDETFTILVKGKPIATVKAHLIHAFLSMAELSHSVVSPTSFRVEYKRNGNGPVMFQRHVKFQVDISAICKQGDIADMLFALTFTLLSGNIRRFRRICEHIQSQVCSKRFPGPSSPPTVTSVTQAVSESSSCGSVSSERLSYKRQVIENDMENDSIFSYKSGNGRRASTTNNNNANPVDIPGSPIAVRSNSETAEHERNRELQSERQATTMSGSAIA; encoded by the exons ATGCAGAAGGAGAACAATGTCACGGCGGAGAATTGCCAATTTGTGGGGCCCTATCGCCTGGAGAAAACCCTCGGCAAGGGTCAAACGG GTCTCGTCAAGTTGGGCGTGCATTGTGTGATTGGCAAGAAGGTTGCGATTAAAATAATCAATCGCGAGAAACTCAGCGAATCGGTGCTAATGAAG GTTGAACGTGAAATCGCCATAATGAAACTAATCGATCATCCGCACGTCCTTGGCCTGAGCGATGTGTACGAGAACAAGAAGTATTTGTATTTGATATTGGAGCATGTATCCGGCGGCGAGCTCTTTGACTACCTGGTGAAGAAGGGTCGCCTGACGCCCAAGGAGGCTCGCAAGTTCTTCAGGCAAATCATCTCCGCCCTGGATTTCTGTCACTCGCATTCGATTTG CCATCGGGACTTGAAGCCGGAGAACCTGCTGCTGGACGAGAAGAATAACATTAAGATAGCGGACTTTGGGATGGCTTCTCTGCAGCCAGCCGGCAGCATGTTGGAGACCTCGTGCGGCAGTCCACACTACGCGTGTCCGGAGGTCATACGG GGTGAGAAGTACGATGGCCGCAAGGCGGATGTCTGGTCCTGCGGGGTCATCCTGTACGCCCTGCTGGTGGGTGCGTTGCCCTTCGACGACGACAACTTGCGCCAGCTGCTGGAGAAAGTCAAGCGCGGCGTCTTTCACATACCGCACTTCGTGCCGCCGGACTGCCAGAGTCTGCTGCGCGGCATGATTGAGGTGAATCCGGACCGGCGGCTCACG CTGGCTGAAATCAACCGCCATCCGTGGGTCACGGCTGGAGGCAAGGGAgagctggagctggagctgcCGATGATGGAGGTGGTGCAGACACATGTTATTCCCACAGCCACTGCGGTGGATCCGGACGTGTTGAACGCCATTTGCTCGCTGGGCTGCTTCAAGGAGAAGGAGAAGCTCATCCAGGAGCTGCTCAGTGCAAG TCACAATACGGAGAAGGTCATATACTTTCTGTTGCTGGAGCGCAAGCGAAGACGACCCGCGCTGGAGGACGACGACGAGATTGCGCAGAAATCCCGCAGTGAACTGGATGCAGTGGATCCGCCGCGAAAGCGCCTGGACACCTGCCGCATCAATGGCACCAATGCACCCAGCTATGGACAGATATCGGAGGGTTCCCCGCTAACGCCCAGACGACAAGCCTTTAA CTTCCGGTCGTACAGCAGCACACGGAACCACCAACGGCGCTCGCCCACAACAGTTTCCTCGTCGGTGCGGAGCTCCTCATATCACAGTCCCACGCGCTGCAACTCCCCGATGACTTCGGCCCAGCAGCAGGCGAATGCCATTTCCCGGCCATCTTCCCCAGCGGCGGGAACGCGGCATTCGACCTACGGGGATCGCGATCGATCCGGACACCATTCCTCCGTGAGCCGGACACCCTCGCACAGTTCGCAGAAGAGCATCGAGGGCGATGTGGTGGTGGTGCGGGAGCCAAGGATCGAGCGAAGGGACTCACTGCGTCAGGAGCGCGGAGGAGGATCGCCGAGGGAGCGAGGGGACTGCGGCATACCGCCGGGCAGTCCGGGCGGCAATTCGAGCGGATCCAATTCCGCCTCACCGTCGGTGCACCACCGTGCCAACTCAGGTCCGACCATTGCCATTA TTGTGAATCCCAATGGCTCGCCCATGATGAACAACAGCAATCCGGGAATGCCCGGCTCTCCTTGCAACACACCAGGAGGCCAGTTATGGAAGACGCGGCTCACAAACATCAAAAACAGTTTCTTGGGAAGTCCGCGATTCCATCGTAGAAAAATGCAGG TTTCTGCCGATGAAGTGCACTTGACGCCCGAATCCTCGCCAGAGCTCACGAAGCGCTCCTGGTTCGGTAATCTCATAACAACCGAGAAGGATGAAACTTTTACTATTTTGGTCAAGGGCAAGCCCATTGCCACGGTCAAGGCGCATTTGATACATGCATTTTTATCC aTGGCTGAACTATCTCATAGTGTGGTCTCGCCCACCTCGTTTCGGGTGGAGTACAAACGGAATGGCAATGGACCCGTAATGTTCCAGCGCCATGTTAAGTTTCAG GTTGACATCAGTGCCATTTGCAAACAAGGTGACATTGCTGATATGTTGTTTGCACTAACATTTACGCTGCTATCAG GTAACATTCGGCGTTTTCGACGCATTTGCGAGCACATCCAATCCCAGGTGTGCTCGAAGCGGTTCCCGGGTCCCAGTAGTCCGCCGACGGTGACCAGTGTAACCCAGGCTGTTTCGGAGAGCTCCTCCTGCGGATCGGTGTCCAGTGAGAGGTTATCGTACAAGCGACAGGTG atCGAAAACGACATGGAGAACGACTCCATATTCTCGTACAAGTCGGGTAATGGACGTCGGGCCTCGACCACAAACAACAATAATGCCAATCCAGTCGACATACCCGGAAGTCCCATTGCAGTGCGATCAAA CTCTGAAACCGCTGAGCACGAACGCAACCGCGAGCTGCAGAGTGAGCGTCAGGCGACAACGATGTCCGGTAGTGCAATCGCATGA